A single genomic interval of Syngnathoides biaculeatus isolate LvHL_M chromosome 1, ASM1980259v1, whole genome shotgun sequence harbors:
- the necab1 gene encoding N-terminal EF-hand calcium-binding protein 1 produces MDCSEEVAPVRDEPGVKAELKKGMSIFIDILRRADKNDDGKLSLDEFKAYFSDGVLTPEELKQLFHAIDTHHTDNVDTDELCEYFSQHLGEYKNVLAALEDLNVSVLKAMDKTKKDYQESTHLEQFVTRFLLKETTNQLQSLQSSLECAMETTAEQTRREKQGPAKPEVLSIQWSGRRSNRRLQRNNSLSPNNPIMSLVNSGVYEEENHWTVQVNRLQKLIDRLEQKEIRLEPVEDDVPESKLHILIVQRQLTVLEDELEEFRAALRHYMDAASTQTGCLHVALQRLANESRFILYEFWEHNSVWKNHLQSNYSKSFQRANVDFLETPETVTTMLLPASWWVLNNN; encoded by the exons aTGGATTGCTCAGAGGAAGTGGCACCTGTGCGCGACGAGCCCGGCGTCAAAGCGGAGCTGAAAAAGGGAATGTCCATTTTTATTGAT ATTTTACGACGGGCCGACAAGAACG ACGACGGCAAGCTGTCCTTGGACGAGTTCAAGGCCTACTTCTCCGACGGCGTCCTGACCCCGGAGGAACTCAAGCAGCTCTTCCACGCCATCGACACCCACCACACGGA CAACGTGGACACAGATGAACTCTGCG agtactTCTCCCAGCACCTCGGGGAATACAAGAACGTCCTGGCCGCTTTGGAAGACCTCAACGTGTCCGTCCTGAAGGCCATGGACAAGACCAAGAAG GATTATCAGGAGTCCACCCACCTGGAACAGTTCGTGACTCGCTTCCTGCTGAAGGAGACGACCAATCAGCTGCAGTCGCTCCAGAGCTCGCTGGAGTGCGCCATGGAGACCACGGCGGAGCAGACGCGGCGGGAAAA GCAAGGTCCAGCCAAGCCGGAGGTTCTGTCAATCCAGTGGTCGGGCCGTCGCTCCAACCGGAGACTCCAGCGGAACAACAGCCTGTCCCCCAACAACCCCATCATGAGTCTCGTCAACTCCG GTGTTTATGAGGAGGAAAACCACTGGACGGTTCAAGTCAACAGGCTGCAGAAACTCATCGACCGCCTGGAACAGAAG GAGATCCGTCTGGAGCCCGTCGAGGACGACGTCCCGGAGAGCAAGctg CACATTCTGATCGTGCAGCGGCAGCTCACCGTGCTGGAGGACGAGCTGGAGGAATTCCGCGCGGCGCTCAGACACTACATGGACGCCGCCAGCACGCAGACCGGATGCCTACA CGTGGCCCTTCAGCGGCTGGCTAACGAGTCGCGCTTCATCCTGTACGAATTCTGGGAGCACAACAGCGTGTGGAAGAA tcACCTGCAGAGCAACTACAGCAAAAGCTTCCAGAGGGCCAACGTGGACTTCCTGGAGACGCCCGAGACCGTCACCACCATGCTGCTCCCCG CTTCGTGGTGGGTCCTCAACAACAACTGA